The Neobacillus sp. PS3-34 genome has a window encoding:
- a CDS encoding glycosyltransferase family 1 protein has product MGCPLRVLQVVVNMNRGGAETLIMNLYRNINRSKIQFDFLTCKDGVFDSEIKEMGGKIYRIPYISEVGHFNYIKKLNAFFSSKKEYKIVHSHLDKMSGHVLKAAKKAGIPFRISHSHNTQSEGGIAARLYKWHAGKLIHSNATNLMACSNDAARWLFNDKYQSSMILKNGIETEKFQFSSRIRQKVREELKLDNKFVIGDVGRFNHQKNHPFLIDLFNQFNKQAEDSILILVGDGSLRTEMEMKVKKASIEDKVLFLGIRSDINHLLQAFDSLVFPSLHEGLPVSLIEAQASGLPCLISNHISKEVDLGMDLVNYCSLNDKSEWIEKMRQLKKDKVTRKVSSQALLDHGYDIKISANYLEDFYQTI; this is encoded by the coding sequence GTGGGCTGTCCATTAAGGGTACTGCAGGTGGTGGTAAATATGAACCGGGGAGGAGCAGAAACCCTAATAATGAATTTGTACAGGAATATTAACCGCTCTAAAATCCAATTCGACTTCCTTACTTGTAAAGATGGTGTTTTTGACTCGGAGATAAAAGAAATGGGTGGAAAGATTTATAGAATTCCTTATATTTCTGAAGTTGGCCACTTTAACTATATAAAGAAATTAAATGCTTTTTTTTCTTCCAAAAAAGAATATAAGATCGTCCATTCCCACTTGGATAAAATGAGTGGGCACGTATTAAAAGCGGCAAAAAAAGCAGGTATTCCATTCAGAATATCTCATAGCCATAATACACAAAGTGAAGGCGGAATTGCTGCAAGACTATACAAGTGGCATGCTGGAAAATTGATTCATTCTAACGCAACAAACTTAATGGCTTGCTCAAATGATGCGGCTAGATGGTTATTTAATGATAAGTACCAGTCATCAATGATATTAAAAAATGGGATAGAGACAGAAAAGTTTCAATTCTCATCGAGAATCAGGCAGAAAGTGCGTGAGGAATTAAAACTGGACAACAAATTTGTAATTGGCGATGTTGGCCGCTTTAATCATCAAAAGAATCATCCATTCCTAATAGATTTATTTAATCAGTTTAATAAACAAGCAGAAGATTCAATTTTAATATTAGTTGGGGATGGTTCACTGCGTACCGAAATGGAAATGAAAGTGAAAAAGGCAAGCATTGAAGACAAAGTACTATTTCTAGGAATTCGAAGTGACATTAACCATTTACTTCAAGCATTTGATTCACTAGTTTTTCCATCCTTGCATGAGGGCTTACCAGTTTCCCTTATTGAAGCTCAAGCTTCTGGGTTGCCTTGTTTGATATCAAATCATATTTCAAAAGAAGTTGATTTGGGTATGGACCTCGTAAATTATTGCAGCCTTAATGATAAGTCTGAATGGATAGAAAAAATGAGGCAATTAAAAAAAGACAAAGTAACAAGAAAAGTATCTTCACAAGCTTTATTAGATCATGGCTATGATATAAAAATTTCTGCCAATTATTTAGAAGACTTCTACCAAACTATTTGA
- a CDS encoding EpsG family protein, producing the protein MTILWMNLAIVFILAFFARYFATATISTDSIILIKPKKILILGVLLSLVLVSGLRANIGDTGAYKHSYIINDFSWNYITSQKDIGFGILQMVLKKYSDDPQIMIFTTALITNVLIILVLYKYSRMFELSLYVYIASGFFLTSMNGIRQCLASAIVFAASKFLFDGSWKRYLLVVLLASTFHQSALILIPIYFIVRRKAWTGATFALISLAVFIVLGFNQFTEVLFAALKDTQYGGYKDFSEGGANILRVGVEGAPLLIAFLGREKLRQILPYSDFIVNMAILDFLFMIISTQNWIFARFSIYFSLYQIILVSWIVKIFKEKSQRFIYFSILICYFIYHYYDSVITLNIVYKSDFWDTLF; encoded by the coding sequence ATGACTATTCTTTGGATGAATCTCGCCATCGTTTTTATTTTAGCATTTTTTGCGAGGTATTTCGCTACTGCAACAATTTCAACTGATTCAATAATTTTAATAAAACCTAAAAAAATATTAATTTTGGGTGTATTATTATCACTTGTTTTAGTTTCAGGACTTAGGGCAAATATTGGGGATACTGGGGCATATAAGCATTCATATATCATAAATGATTTTTCTTGGAACTATATTACTTCTCAAAAGGACATTGGTTTTGGCATCCTCCAAATGGTATTGAAAAAATATTCAGACGATCCTCAAATAATGATCTTTACAACTGCTTTAATTACCAATGTATTGATAATTCTAGTTTTATATAAATACTCTAGAATGTTTGAATTGAGTCTTTATGTATATATAGCAAGTGGATTTTTCTTAACTTCAATGAATGGGATTAGGCAATGTTTAGCCTCGGCAATAGTATTTGCTGCTTCGAAATTCCTGTTTGATGGAAGCTGGAAAAGATACCTCTTAGTTGTCCTTTTAGCTTCAACTTTTCATCAGAGTGCACTAATACTTATTCCTATATATTTTATAGTGAGAAGGAAGGCATGGACAGGAGCAACGTTTGCACTAATTTCTTTAGCGGTTTTTATTGTTTTGGGATTTAATCAATTTACAGAGGTGTTATTTGCAGCTCTAAAGGATACCCAATATGGTGGCTACAAAGACTTCTCAGAAGGAGGTGCAAACATACTTAGAGTTGGTGTTGAAGGTGCACCGCTCTTAATTGCTTTCCTAGGCAGGGAAAAATTAAGACAGATACTTCCTTATAGTGATTTCATCGTTAATATGGCGATTCTTGATTTTCTATTTATGATTATTTCTACTCAAAATTGGATATTTGCACGTTTTTCGATTTACTTCAGTTTATACCAAATCATATTAGTCTCTTGGATTGTAAAAATATTCAAAGAAAAGAGCCAAAGATTTATATATTTTTCTATTTTAATTTGTTACTTTATTTACCATTATTATGACAGTGTAATAACATTAAATATTGTTTATAAAAGCGATTTTTGGGATACACTCTTTTAA